The Juglans microcarpa x Juglans regia isolate MS1-56 chromosome 8S, Jm3101_v1.0, whole genome shotgun sequence genome has a window encoding:
- the LOC121243934 gene encoding UPF0057 membrane protein At4g30660-like: MPTCCEICCEILIAILLPPLGVCFRHGCCSVEFCICLLLTILGYIPGIIYALYAIVFVDRDQYFDEYRRPLYSA, from the exons ATGCCGACATGCTGCGAGATCTGCTGCGAGATACTGATCGCAATCTTGCTCCCTCCTTTGGGCGTTTGTTTCCGCCACGGTTGCTGCAGC GTTGAGTTTTGCATCTGCTTGCTCCTGACAATTCTAGGTTACATACCAGGAATAATCTATGCTCTCTATGCTATCGTGTTCGTGGATCGCGACCAGTATTTCGACGAGTACAGGCGTCCCCTTTACTCTGCCTAG